The following coding sequences are from one Lolium rigidum isolate FL_2022 chromosome 6, APGP_CSIRO_Lrig_0.1, whole genome shotgun sequence window:
- the LOC124668474 gene encoding probable F-box protein At4g22165 yields the protein MELCSVASIMSLGYLAIQRTHLCSLVFRVLPKLLGFTPSSLKKLCKDVDPPLTETIVGTLPELPQDVLMDIFATLEMPDFIRVGAVCRSWHSAYTSLRSLGQYKLWLCLLYTSESAGDSSACLYSLTERRSYKLTLPEPPIRSRCLIGSSHGWLVTVDERSEMHLLNPFTCEQIALPSVTTLEQVKPIFDEYGVLHKYELSWLTGRTTHYSSPLIFALDKLRDELHYKVFVFPDTSTGSYIVVLIHNPGHQISFARLGDDKWTWLPHHYLYCDCIYKDGLLYGVSITGDLHTFDLSGPTVAMNTIISIHRDDDCEYAYIVQSPSGDLLLIWRLFEDFNLEPDHGETVFWNTTKFRIYEVEAAGSKLKEINCLRDHVLFLGHNESLCLSAEEYPSLKANHVYFTDDNMLWTLGFKNNHRDMGILNLADNSKEELLSSQICSNFPAPIWITPDLRNMNLASGAAYKMVQ from the coding sequence ATGGAGTTATGTAGCGTTGCCTCGATAATGAGCTTAGGGTATCTAGCTATACAGCGCACACATTTGTGCTCCCTAGTCTTCAGAGTTTTGCCAAAGCTGCTAGGCTTCACTCCCAGTTCACTGAAGAAACTATGCAAAGATGTTGATCCACCGCTGACCGAGACTATCGTGGGCACATTGCCAGAGCTGCCTCAGGACGTCTTGATGGATATCTTTGCCACCCTTGAAATGCCTGACTTTATACGCGTTGGCGCCGTCTGCCGCTCTTGGCACTCTGCATATACCAGCCTACGAAGCCTTGGGCAGTATAAACTATGGTTGTGCCTCCTCTATACTTCTGAATCTGCTGGTGATAGCTCTGCTTGCCTCTACAGCCTCACTGAAAGGAGATCGTACAAGTTAACTCTTCCGGAGCCACCTATCCGCTCTAGGTGTTTGATCGGGTCCTCTCATGGCTGGCTAGTTACTGTTGATGAGAGATCTGAGATGCATCTTCTCAATCCGTTCACATGTGAACAGATTGCTCTaccttcggtgaccaccctcgagCAGGTGAAGCCCATCTTTGATGAGTACGGTGTTCTCCACAAGTATGAATTGTCTTGGCTCACTGGAAGAACTACTCACTATAGCTCACCGTTGATCTTCGCTCTTGACAAACTGCGGGATGAACTCCACTATAAGGTGTTTGTGTTCCCTGATACATCCACGGGAAGCTACATTGTGGTGCTCATCCATAACCCAGGGCACCAGATCTCTTTTGCAAGGCTAGGGGATGATAAATGGACCTGGCTGCCGCATCATTATCTCTATTGCGATTGCATTTACAAGGATGGCTTGTTGTATGGTGTGTCTATAACGGGAGATCTTCACACTTTTGATCTTAGTGGCCCTACGGTCGCAATGAATACGATCATAAGCATACACAGGGATGATGACTGTGAGTATGCATACATTGTTCAATCTCCATCTGGTGATCTGCTTCTTATTTGGAGACTCTTTGAGGATTTTAATTTGGAACCTGATCATGGGGAAACTGTGTTTTGGAATACTACGAAATTCAGAATATATGAAGTTGAAGCTGCAGGGAGTAAACTTAAGGAAATCAATTGTTTGCGTGACCATGTTTTGTTTCTTGGGCATAATGAATCACTTTGTCTCAGTGCTGAAGAATACCCATCGCTCAAGGCAAATCATGTCTACTTTACTGACGATAATATGTTGTGGACATTGGGATTTAAGAATAATCACCGTGATATGGGAATTCTCAACTTGGCTGATAACAGCAAGGAAGAACTTTTATCTTCTCAGATTTGTTCCAACTTTCCGGCTCCTATTTGGATTACACCTGATCTTAGAAACATGAACTTGGCTTCAGGTGCTGCTTACAAAATGGTTCAGTGA